One window of the Benincasa hispida cultivar B227 chromosome 3, ASM972705v1, whole genome shotgun sequence genome contains the following:
- the LOC120073916 gene encoding leucine-rich repeat receptor-like serine/threonine-protein kinase BAM1 produces the protein MRATIKLSNFICKQKWLLLVFVLLQLHFPPSFSAFLPESQALLSLKSSISDDPRSSLSSWNAAAVAAHCTWFAVTCDARRHVVALHLSSLNLTGTLSPDLASLRFLTNVSFGLNKFSGGIPPEIASISSLQHLNLSSNILNGSIPREFSQLKNLQVLDVYNNNLTGDFPRVVTEMPNLRYLHLGGNFFTGRIPPEVGRLQFLEFLAIHGNDLEGSIPSAIGNLTKLRQLFIGYYNTFVGGIPATIGNLSELVRLDAASCGLTGKIPPELGKLQKLTELYLQQNALSGPLMELAGLKSIEELDISCNMLVGEIPISFAEFKNLRLLQLFDNKLSGEIPGFMGDLPKLEILQLWNNNFTGSIPRNLGKNAMLRTLDLAFNHLTGTIPPEICHGNKLEVLIAMENSLSGSIPESLGNCISLKRILLWGNALDGSIPKRLLALPNLTQIDLHENFLSGELPITNTVSVNLLQISVSNNMLSGSLPPTIGGLVAVQKLLLDRNKFSGQIPSNIGRLQQLSRINFSQNKFSGTIVPEISECKHLIFLDLSGNELSGEIPNHITNMKLLNYMNLSRNHLVGPIPASIVNMQSLTSVDFSYNNLSGLVLGTGQFGYFNYTSFLGNPYLCGAYLGPCKDGVLASNHQEHMKGSLSTPLRLLLVFGFFFCLVAVTVALIFKVRWFKRARESKGWRLTAFQRLGFSVDEILDCIKKENVIAKGRYGTVYTGVMPNGDQITVKRLSKMSDGCSHDNEFDAEIQALGRIRHRHIVRLLGLCSNHETNLLVFEYMPNGSLYEVLHGKKGGHLLWDTRYKIAIGTANGLCYLHHHCSPPIVHQNVKSNNIMLDTNFHAQIANSGLAKFLQDLGTLDTSATEPEHVYTQNADEKWDVFSFGVVLLELVSGRNPVGELSDSVDIVQWVRKMADSEKEGIHKIVDQRLSSVPLDEVMHVLNVAMLCTEEEAAKRPTMREVVRILTEHQQQSFSKEDRNM, from the exons atgagagccaccattaaactttcaaattttatatgCAAACAAAAATGGCTTCTTCTTGTTTTTGTGCTTCTTCAACTTCACTTTCCCCCTTCCTTCTCTGCCTTCCTACCCGAATCCCAAGCCCTTCTCTCTCTCAAATCCTCCATTTCTGACGACCCTCGTTCTTCTCTGTCCTCCTGGAACGCCGCCGCTGTCGCCGCCCACTGTACCTGGTTCGCTGTCACATGCGACGCCCGCCGTCACGTTGTTGCCCTCCACCTCTCTTCCCTTAACCTCACCGGCACCCTTTCCCCCGACCTTGCCTCTCTTCGCTTTCTCACTAATGTTTCCTTCGGCCTCAACAAATTTTCCGGGGGAATCCCACCGGAGATTGCCTCCATTTCTTCTCTCCAGCATCTTAATCTCTCTAGTAACATCCTCAATGGGTCGATTCCTCGCGAGTTTTCGCAGCTCAAAAACTTACAGGTTCTTGATGTTTATAACAATAACCTGACCGGTGATTTCCCCAGGGTAGTAACTGAAATGCCCAACCTCCGTTATTTGCACCTTGGGGGAAATTTCTTCACCGGTCGGATTCCTCCGGAGGTCGGACGGTTGCAGTTCTTGGAATTTTTGGCGATTCACGGCAATGACCTTGAAGGTTCGATACCGTCGGCGATCGGAAACTTGACGAAGCTTCGGCAACTCTTCATTGGTTACTATAACACCTTCGTTGGTGGAATACCGGCGACTATAGGGAATTTGTCGGAGTTAGTTCGGTTGGATGCCGCGAGCTGTGGCTTGACCGGAAAGATTCCTCCGGAGCTCGGAAAGTTGCAGAAGCTCACTGAACTGTACCTTCAACAAAATGCGCTGTCTGGACCTTTAATGGAGCTAGCAGGATTGAAGAGCATAGAAGAGTTGGATATATCATGCAATATGCTTGTTGGTGAAATACCCATCTCTTTTGCAGAGTTCAAGAACTTGAGGCTATTGCAACTTTTCGACAACAAGCTCTCCGGAGAGATTCCGGGATTTATGGGCGACCTTCCAAAGCTGGAGATATTGCAATTATGGAACAACAATTTCACTGGTTCAATTCCTCGTAATTTGGGGAAGAACGCAATGCTTCGGACTCTCGACCTTGCTTTCAATCATTTGACAGGTACGATTCCTCCTGAAATCTGCCATGGGAATAAGCTTGAAGTTTTGATCGCCATGGAAAATTCCTTGTCTGGTTCGATCCCAGAATCGTTGGGGAATTGTATTTCACTTAAGCGTATACTTCTATGGGGAAACGCTCTCGATGGATCGATTCCAAAGAGGCTTTTGGCTTTGCCAAATCTCACTCAAATTGATTTGCATGAAAATTTTCTCTCTGGAGAACTTCCCATTACCAATACAGTCTCAGTTAACCTTCTTCAGATAAGTGTATCGAATAATATGCTTTCTGGGTCCTTGCCACCCACCATCGGCGGCCTTGTGGCCGTCCAGAAGCTTCTTCTTGACAGGAATAAGTTTTCTGGTCAGATTCCTTCAAATATTGGGAGATTACAGCAACTATCTCGGATAAATTTCAGCCAGAATAAGTTCTCTGGTACAATTGTGCCAGAGATAAGTGAGTGTAAGCACTTGATCTTTCTTGATCTTAGTGGAAATGAGCTTTCTGGTGAAATTCCTAACCATATTACCAACATGAAGTTActgaattatatgaatctctcaAGAAACCATTTAGTTGGGCCCATTCCTGCTTCAATAGTTAATATGCAGAGCTTAACTTCTGTAGATTTTTCATACAACAATCTCTCTGGTTTGGTTCTGGGAACTGGGCAATTTGGTTACTTCAATTACACATCATTTTTAGGGAACCCTTATCTCTGTGGAGCATATTTGGGGCCTTGCAAAGATGGGGTTCTTGCCAGCAATCACCAAGAGCATATGAAAGGCTCTCTCTCGACTCCTCTTAGGCTCCTGctagtttttggattttttttttgtttagttgCAGTAACAGTTGCATTGATCTTCAAAGTAAGGTGGTTTAAGAGAGCAAGGGAGTCTAAAGGATGGAGATTAACAGCCTTCCAACGGCTGGGTTTCTCGGTTGATGAGATCTTGGATTGCATTAAGAAGGAAAATGTGATTGCAAAAGGACGTTATGGCACAGTATATACAGGAGTGATGCCAAATGGCGATCAGATCACTGTGAAAAGGCTTTCAAAGATGAGTGATGGGTGTTCTCATGACAACGAATTTGATGCCGAGATACAAGCTCTTGGGAGGATTCGACACCGTCACATTGTTAGATTATTGGGTCTGTGTTCAAACCATGAAACTAATCTTTTGGTATTTGAGTACATGCCTAATGGGAGTCTCTATGAGGTTCTCCATGGCAAGAAAGGAGGTCACTTGCTCTGGGATACAAGGTACAAGATAGCCATTGGAACTGCGAATGGACTCTGCTATCTTCACCACCATTGCTCACCGCCCATTGTTCATCAAAATGTgaaatcaaacaacattatgctAGACACCAACTTTCATGCCCAGATTGCCAATTCCGGGCTTGCAAAGTTCTTACAAGATTTAGGGACGTTGGATACGTCAGCTACTGAACCAG AACACGTCTACACACAGAATGCCGACGAGAAGTGGGATGTATTTAGCTTTGGTGTCGTCCTCTTGGAACTTGTTAGCGGTAGGAATCCAGTTGGAGAGCTAAGTGACAGTGTCGACATAGTTCAATGGGTTAGAAAGATGGCAGACTCAGAAAAGGAAGGAATACATAAAATCGTTGATCAAAGGCTCTCATCTGTCCCCCTCGACGAAGTGATGCATGTGCTCAATGTAGCCATGCTGTGCACTGAAGAAGAGGCTGCAAAGCGTCCCACAATGCGGGAAGTTGTCCGGATCTTAACCGAGCATCAGCAACAATCATTCTCAAAGGAGGATAGAAATATGTAA